TTCAAAAGTCACATGATGCTCCAGCTTGAAGAAAACCAAGGGGACAGCCTTTTCGCATGCGTTGCAGTGTCTTTGGAGATTAGGCCCCCAACGTTTGTCACAGTAGATTCCATACCCAACGTACAATGACGATGCTCAAATATACACATctatattgatatatatatatatatatatatatatatatatatatattctcCGTAGAACTAcggaaactgcatgcgcctgagATTATAGTGATAAATGTGCATCAAAACCGCACTTGTCTCTCACGCAGAACGCTGTGGAGTCGAAAGATTGGTTTCACAACGCCGCCTCAAAGAGAACGCTTGTGACAAGCCACCAAGGGtcaacgagagagagcgacaccTCGCTTGAGGTCCACATCAAGACGAATCACCACACTCACCTTCTGGCTTCCACTTATTTTTCATACAATCCGTATGAAAGACCGTCTTTTGAAATCACTCCTTCTTTTAACTAAAACGCATGCCACACACAACGTGCGTCGTGTCCGAAGTTTAGCCATCTGGGTTAACGCCTAACAACCGTCGAGTCTTTTCTAGGCCAAGACGAACACGATCCTTTTCAAATGTGCCTGTCGCACGACCATCTCCCCACCAGAGTGAAAGGAAAACTAATAAAAAGTATCTACCACGTTAGTAAATTGAAAGAACGCACGAGGCGACGCGTCGCCTCCCTTCGCCCTTCAGGCTCGGCGCGTGCACGTGAGCAGTGAGAGTGAAGGAGACCCGGTTTACAAAGTAACTGGAGCAAAAGGGATAGAATTCAAAAGGGAGAAATTCAGCTATCGTCGCTGGGGACAGAGCGCAAGTGTCTCGAAGCAGCTTGGTTTCCAAACGTAAATcgaggaggaaaagcgaaTCGGCGAAGCACGAAGAAACACGccgggagacagaagcgagactGACAGCCAAAAGAGTAAAACGAGATAACGAAAAGAAACCTTTTATCGGCGGGTTGTCGTTTTAGGCCGCGGGCGAATGTCTTCGTCCTTCACCTGCaacaaggaaagaagaaagggcaAGCAACTCAGTGGTTCTGCCATTTAGCTAAAAGCTGATGGTTCCCGTACCCAGGTGCTTACATGAAGTCGAACATACACCGCGTACCAGATGTGCCACATTCGCGTGAAACCCTTTGCACATGTGTAGCCATACGACAAGATGTGAGCACCATACATACAGACACAAAGACATATGTGTACAAATACGTAAACATGTGGCTATACATGCGAATATAGATATCActctacctatatatatatatatatatatatataaacgtcTGCACGGGTACACCCAAGatggaagaggaagcgaccAAGCAATGAGAATTTTGCGAGCTACATGAATGGATggacgcagaaggagaaacgttCTGCGTGGGTGCACGAATGGAAGGCAGGGCGACTCACcatgtgtacatacacctgatGGCCCTTGTTGAGTTCCTGTTGATCCGGCCCCTGCAcacaacagaaaagagaagcaggaaaaaaaagTTAAGGAAACGTAAGCAGAGAAAGTGCGAGACAACATTCGGATTAGGAAGACATACAGTTCAGCTGGGCCAAGATCTGCAAGAACACTCATTTTGACTACCTccgagcgaaggagagacaaatTCACCTTGTCCGCGAACGTGGACAAGATGTGAGATGTCGCAGCCATTTTGACCACAATCGGAGATGTGACAGGAAAGCGAAATATGAAAAATGAGGATGCGCAGCGATGTGCCGCAGTAAGCGCGTGTCTCTGGCCAAAAACACGCAGAACGACGGCCCGCGCTCGCAAGGTCAGAAGGCTTATCGATAAAAAGTACCCCACCAGTATAAAGATCCACAAGGTGATTAAGAAGAGTGAAATGGAGAAAAATATGGACGTcccgaaaagaagagcgagaggcggcAGCATCAATCGGGCTCCGACGGGTACACGCGAACACTCACCAAAAAACACCGAACATAAAAAAAGATCAAAGCCGACACAGCCGCATGCATTGAGGTCCAAATAAAACCACCTCAGATGTGCGAGAGAGTCCGCCGAAGACATACTGAGGCGTTGGCATGAACCTCGGTTAATTCAAATGACATCTCAGCAGATAAAAGAAAAGATATTCACGGAGGATCCTCTCTGCATTCTCATCTAGTTGCGACGGCATGCCGTGGGCCGTGTACAGAACACGTAGAGTAAACGTCGATGAAAAAAAAGTCCACTTCTTTTCTGGCCACACAAGCACGCTGAAGTCgtctgaagaaagaagcggaaaAACCGGCAAAagtgagggagagaaaaaaagaacaagacgagAACGGTGGCTACCATTACCTTAGACCAATCGTAGGAGACCGCATACGCCAGCAAATTGTTCCCTGTTGGATTAAACTTGACATCCGTCACGCTGTTGCCCATGTTGTCGAATGCTCGCAGTCTACACATAAATAAGGAAACGTTGACACTTCAGAGTTCCGCTGaatacgtgtatatatatatatatatatatatacttatatatatatttatatatacatgcatggAATCGCCTCCATGGTGAGTCTCCTCCCGATTCTTGCAAATAAATGTTTAGATGTGCGCAGACGTAGCTTCGTGCATGTATCTTTCTATCCACCTCATGACCTCCACGATGCACTCCTCACCCTCCCTCGCATCTCCCTGAAACGTCCAGCtttacacacatgcacaaagCACCGGCCAGTTGGGCGAGTGTGTAGGTACGCAAGAGACCCGCGTGGAGCCGCGAAAGTGGGCGAGGCAGTGAAAGGAGCGCCCAGGCAAAGGAGAGTCTGTGGCGTCTCTggagccgaggaagaggccgagagaagacacgcagtggaagagacaggcgtccactaggaaaaggaagggagaacgCAGAGGTACAGCCGTCGCAGGATCCGAGGCCCCAGCtagagaacagagagaaaacgatcgCGCATCTCACTTTTGGCGGTTGACTTTGTCCCAGCAGACAATCGACCCGTCAGCGCcctgaagagaggaaggacgacgctccgcaagaaaagaaaaggcttgACTTCGGCAAAGAAGccagacgaaagagaaaacgctgcGATGACGACTCATGCACTCCTCACGCGACCTTTTTCATCAGGCGAATGCAACGGTCGAAATACCATCGAACTCGTTTCCGCAGAACGCGCATCACAGATACAactgaacagagagaacataAACGGACGGTTAAACGCAGCAGGACCGAGACACGCCAGTGTAAGACCATCACCGCTAATTTGGGActccagtttctctcgtgtctcttcaaGGAACCTGTTCGTGAGTaccccttctttctcctcttctcagGTGCACATACACTTAAAAAAATAAGACAGTCCTCGTTTCCCACGTTCGCCTCTCGACCTCTACGCTGGTGCTACATCCATGTTCCTGCTTACAAAATCACGCTAAGCCACTAAACGATTTTCAGCATATATTCGAGAAACCaacactatatatatatatatgaatcaatctgtcaatctgtatatatatatatatatatatatgtatatataatcTAAATATTagatacatgtatacatggaTATAAAGGCATTTTGATATCCCAGGGGGATATGCGGGACGGTGAAGAAATCAAAAGTGAAGCAAGTGTACCCCAGTTGCGAAGGTCCCATGTTTAGGGTGGAAGTCGATGGTGTTGACCGCGTAGATCTGAATTCCCTGTCGCGTCTCTTGTCTGTGGCACTTGAAGCTGAAATTCATGTTTCTGCAACGACAGAAAACAAGGGAGTCCATTTCTCCAGGATGCCTCCACACGCTTGGACAGTCTCGTCTCCATGTCGCCGCTTCcattcgcttctctgtttttctatTTCTCTCGGTAGCTCGCCtgcgcttctgcctcctgggaatgtcttctcctcctcctctccttcccgaTTCACAGACGTAAACCTAGATTTGTTCGACTCCCCCACActgccgcttcctcctccctttttGCCTGAAGattcctctccgttttcttcccgactttatctttttctctgtcgtcttcttcctgtttctcgttcttctttcctccccgTTTCGCTGCGCGCGTGCCCGAATACCTGTGTTCTTGTTTGAAATGGCAGATGCCGACGCGTCCTTCCACGCTTCCGACAGCCACACCGGGAAGTTCGTGTTCTTTGTCGGGGAAGAGGCCCATGGATCTGGACTGCAGTTTCTGCAGAGGAGGGACAATCTTCGTGGGTTGCTGCGGCGCATTGCCCGTGAACAGAGTGTTCAGATTGGAGACGTTCACGTTGCGGAAGTTGTCGCAGGTCACTAGAAATGGGCTATGGACGCCCATGCGGAAAATCTGGAAAAGCACAGGAATTCGAGTTCCGAGAAAAAACATTTTTGCAACTCTGCTAGCGGAGGACGTGCAACGAGCCGGACGGAAACACCCTTCAGAGACAAACACTCCCAGCAAAGAGTAGAGAGTTTCCAGGTTCATTTAAAAAGGCGAAAGACGTCTTGGACGGCGCTCTCTGTTCACCGCCTGCAACCTCGCCTGAGTGTGGTTTAGCACAGCGCAGTTGAGGGGAGGTCTAGAAGAAAGAGGACCGgctgagacagagaaggaggagagtcgagagaagagaactttGCAGAACGGCGTCGTGAAACACACAGGGAATAAGGCACCACGGAGACCAAAGAACACGACGGAACAGCGAAACGCAGCAGCATCGACGTTATGTGCTTAGAAACGAATGGAACCCAACGCGCTTCGCTGGAGGCAGACAAACGGGAGAGCGCAGGAAAGAGAACTGGCTTGAGCGCCATGAACGGCTACTCCTGAGGGTTGCATAGATATTGGAAatcaacacacacacaaaaagATCGAGCGCCGAAGTCAGAGGGAGatcgggtgtacgtacacccgaactgaagcagaagcagTGAGGTCTGGAGACGAGATGGGTGCCTTGGCTATCTACTTCAGACAAGTGACGAAGGCTTCATTGAGCGGCTTCTTTGATATCTTAAAACGCGGTCGTACCTTCCCTCCGACGCTCTGCTGCCAGAcaggctgctgctgcttgcCATCCCACATGCGAACGTAGCCGTCCCAACTAGCTGAAATAGTTGGAAAGTCGGACAAGGGAAGAAATGTCACGCGCGAGaaaatgcagagagacagcagcgactgAGCACAGAACGCACCCAACTAAATGTCAACGAAAGATCAGAAGTCTACGTTCTATAGACATCGACttggaggcagaggcagtACACAGGCGACGGACGAAGGAAGAACTCTCACCAAagcggaggaggcgacaaGGACGGTGAAGCGAGACAAtgacgaagagcgagacagaagactaACAAGAGtcagaaacacagaacacgagagaaacacagacgtaacgggagaaactcgaggcagaggcagagagaaaggtaCGGACGTGACGAAGACGTAACGCGACGGAGATAACACaagcaagagagacgaaagctggagaaacagaagttCAGGGGAGAGGCAAACCCccggaaaggaagagactgTGAGAGATAGACTGCTGCTCAGAAGAAAGCCACAtgagcagaaggaaaaaaaatGAACACTGCAAAAATGGAAAACATGCCTGTCAAATTCGATCGAAAGTTTTCCTCACCTGTGACTATGACATTGTGAATTGGATTCCACGCCACACTGCACACGGGCTGGTCGTGCTGCAcaccagagaagaaaaaacagacggaaGTTGAAAGAAAAATCGACCTTAATAGAACCATTACTCTTTcctgcatatgcatatatatatatatatatatatatatatatacttgtgCAAACATGCAGGTCCATGCAGCTTTACAATGGCATGGATATGGGTGCAttggtggagagaagaggaaacaggcgGTGTGGAGAGAGCACTTCGGGGCAGCGACCGGAAGACCGGGCGAGATGCTCGAAAGGCGAATGAGGCGCACAGCGGcgtggagacgaggagaaaacggagaaggccGCAAGCGGGGTctgaacaagagagaggatgataaagagaaagggaagaccAGTTTCCTTCGCACCTGGGCAACGACCTGGGGAGTCGACGAACTGGCGTTCAAATCGTAGAGCTTCACTGTCTTGTCGCAGCACCCCACAAACAGGTGGTTTGGACTCTGCAAGCACAAGAAAACGGAGGGAAAAAACtaaggaaaacagaaaaatgCTAGGCACTCTAGAGCATGGACCGCAAATGAAAAgacgggaagaagacacgaaggagagaggcaaggaaggaaaacagggAAAGCTGTCGCGAAAGATGGATGGCGggtggggggggggaggcCAAACGACAGTCATCCGTAGACAGCCTAGAACGTGTCATGCGAAGAGCAGCAATCGAGTACAGGGAGAGTGCAGTGGTGGCGAAAGCGAGCCTTGTGCGAGAGATCCCAAGAGCTAGaatgagaagaagacgctaGGAGAAGGCTAAGAGTGGGCAACAGTGAGAGTTAAGATCAAGTGCATTGTGCAGAAAGAACAAGGCTCTGGGAGAAACGCACAGGCCCGAAGGTGGAGCACAGGAGTGGCGCCTGGGCGTCCATGCAGACTTTCGCCGCCGCCTGAATTTGACTGCCGAATCCTGCAGAAATCTGCCAGACGCGAACCGTGTTATCCCAGCTGGTGCAGCTCAGGAGACTTCCCTCGTTTGACTGCAAAGAAAatgagagaagacacgctAACAGGCACCTCGCGAGAACGCCCCGGGCGGCAGCAGGTGAGCTCccagagaagggagacggtccgagaaagagaaaagccaaccgaggaggagaaagaggaaagccAGGACAGtaggagaaagagaaaaaacaggagagtgggggaaaaaggaaaggcaTGGTGGAGGGCGAACCCTCAGAGGGCAAGCAGAGGGACGCGCAGACGACGCGGAAGCGCCAGGCACtaaggagacagcgagagaaggaatgGCTCAAGTGAGGGACGCGAGACACGAAGaacaacgagagagagagagcgagagcgagagaactacgaacagagaaggcgtcAGCCATGAGGGCACTCAGGGAGGGgagcgcagacgcagagaggcgacaagagagaaggagacgagaccgCGAAATCGAAAAAGCgacggaaagagaaagaagcaacaaGGCGAGAGCGCAGATTCAGGCACTTCATTCATACCGGCCACACCAAGCAAAGCTGAGGCTACCGATTGAGTTGACAgatggaagaaagaagggattgcgggagtggagagaaagcaaacgaCCCAGGCAGAAATGAAAACcgcggagaggcgaaaggagaagacccTGGAGTTCCCTGTAACTGGTGCGTACCCAGCCGAGCTGAGAAATGGTGTCTCGGGGGCCGTTCGGCAGATTCGTCGCACTCGCTTTGTTGTAGTAACTCATTTGATTGTTCACAGCCCCGCCGGCAGGCGAGGCGGCCGTCCGTGCTCCATAGAAGGACATGGTGAAGGCTAGGGAGTGCAGAAGCCTGAGGCGCGAGAGCcggcgaggcagaggcggaCTTCAGGAGGAGCGAGAGCCGGCAAGGCAGACGGAatgagaagacagaaaggtgaactggagagacgaaggacgaacgggggaaagaggggaggcacacgagggagacagagagaatgTGCGAGACGTGGAAAGGAGTCAACtgtggcgtctctctctcgtttttgctCTCCTTGCGTCGCCGGTGCTCGATGCGACTGTGTTTCGTTTACCAGCAAATCACTGGTAGATACGTTAAGGAAACAGTTGCAGACAGAACAGACCGGATTCTGGAGTCTCAGACAAGGAACTTGCGgagtggaggagaggaaacactgCCGAGAAATTCCGTCCCTCTGTACCAgcagaaaaagtgaaagcgacgagagagaagtggagaaaagagagcaggaaaagagaaaagactcAGAGGAATGCCTCCTGAGCAGccaagagcgagagaaagactgTGAAGGAGTGTGAAAGCCTCGTGCAatgaaggcgaaggagcTTGGTGACGGGAAGGtggaaagagcgagagcggagagaaaaggctctgattcagagaagaggaagacaaatGTTAAccaagggagagagaaagctcTCAGTGTGTCGatgggaagcagagacgaagagtggaacaaacagaaagagggaaggacATCGCGGAATGAAAAGCACAGCGAGACCACCGAAGGAAGTGAAGGATGtggaaaggcgaaggaaaacggtcgacgaagaagggcaAACAGGACCAGGCTGACAAAGAGGCAGGGAACGTCACGGCGGAGGAAATCGACACGAGGGCAACGCGGGAAAGCCGCAACGAGCCCCCTTCtcaggcagaagaagaataCCTGCTCTCGGAGGAGCACATGGAGTGAGCGAGCGGGGGGAACTGAGCAAGGCgtgaggcagagacagcacgggggaagaaacacagaaagagaggcttTTCGATGGGGCCAGAGACGCTCGAGAAGATactcgcagaagaaaacggacaCCAGAGTCGGGAGAGCTGGGAGAGTGAGAACAGGGAACTGAAATTTGAAGACGAACACCCAGACAAATCCCTCTCTGTGCATGTGACGTTTAAGGAGGGGACAAGGCTGTACCTCAGTGGTGACCGGGCAGGGTGTCGGGAAGAGAATCAGGACTCatgagaaaaagagcgacCGGAGTAGATACAACACGAGATGAGGTGGTGAAACAACGGAAAGAAAAGTGATTTGCctctgaaaaaagaaggaggaTTTGACCACGAGAATTAAGAAGCGGTCTCTTGCCCGCCGAAGAAAACATGCTGCTCGAGTGAAGATTCACAGgccttgcatgcgccgcgaCGACAGCTGACCTTTCGACCGGTTTTCATCGCATCCCGCGCGTCAAATTCATTGTTGTTCGGcgacaagcagagaggacgaaatTTCCTTTCAACGACGCCACTATTTGTCAACGGAaaggaacaaggagagctgcatcgctctctgcagaaaatCCCGTGTCTGTTTGCCCGACGACGCCGACACcgtcgggtgtatgtacacggGAACGCTGGTCGGCATCTCGTTGTCGTGGTCGGGATTTCGACGCAAACGAAGGagccttctttccttctcttttctttgacAGGCTTTGATAtttcttctgttcgtcgTTGAGTCGGCGTTTCACCTCTGCACATTCCCTCCCTGGTCGAGGAAACTTTGAGACTCTCTCCTGTTCGTTTCTCGACGACTCGTTCAAAGGATTCATTGCCCTTTTCGCGGATTTGCTGTGTCCATTCTCTtcggcgttcttctccagggAGACACGTGCGCTCGAGCCGGTTTGCTCTGGGGCCCTCTTTGGCTTCAACTTCCCCCTCGACTGggtctttcctgtctcgcgGCAGATCTCCAACCTATCGCACATATCCTTTCGAGAAGCCTCTTGCTCTCTGTCAACGTCCGGATTCTCTGGACGCCAAGTGATGCTTGATCTTGTCCCCGGTGCTACTCGTACCTTGGCTGTTCTTCACGTTCTACCTTCTTGGacctttcctccctctctccgtgGGTCAGCAGCTTCTCCCGTTTCGCGCATTGACTTCCCCGTTGCGcgttttcgcctcctcgaTACTCTCGCTATggcgcttgcatgcgcgctggTGGAGCGGGaggctctgcctctctcccgccgTCACCTACGCCCCTCGGATTGCGGTGCTTCGTtgccttcgttctcctctgtttcccgACAGATCTGTTGGACGTCTGAGCAGGAAGCGTCAGAAGCAATACCCCAGCAGGGACTAGAATCGCCTGTGCTTTCGCCGTTCCTTCGGCCGCTGCGAATCGCCCCTTCACAGATtctccttcatctccctgcccgcctctctcctctctcatcGAGTGCTCATTCCCGAGCTTCCTCGTCTACTCTGCTGCTGAGTTTTGAGGAACTAGCGACCCTCGTCCTCCCCAGATCTTCCCTGAGTGCTGTGCAGGGTGCTCTGGATTCTCTCGCTAGCAACAGGTCTACTTTCTCcggctcctcttctctctcatcgtctacttcgtcttcgttctctgaGTGGACAGAAGCAGttcgagacacagagggagCGCATTCTGACGACGAGGagctctgctttcttccaggatgttttctcttctctgctgtccgcaagcgtctttctctcccttccgaTCTGTCGTTTCGTCTGCTCCTCGGAAAGCGGGAGCTCCGAGGAAATTCCCTcattcctctctcttccctcctcgtTCCGACCTCTTCTGAGGAAATAGAAGCCTCTCACTCGCCCCAGTCGGCCGCTCtgtatctcttctctcctgcgcgTCGTTCGACTTCTCATTCGTctgctcctccgtctctcgcttcttcgcgctcatcttctcgacctctgtttcgtctcgctcctctgctctccgtaCACCTGCTGTTTCCACTCGTGGGGGGAAAAGGCGGTTTCGGTGCTCttctgaagaaacagaggaagaaacagtcGCGGGCAGCTCTGAATTTCGACATGAGCAGAGACCTCTCCGGCAGGCGCATCCGCCATGCGCAGGTGGTGGAGAAAATCAAAGCGTGGATCGCGAAGAAACAACAGGAAACGCGAGCTGTCGAACTGCTTGCCGAGCAGGCAGAAACCCTCACCCTCGAGGCTGTACGTGCTCCAGAAGAATTACGTCTTGTCGCGAGCTGAGAgccgcgcctctcgcctgtTAGGCGGAACAGGGGAATTcgctgtgttttctttctcgttcttttgTCTATTCTTTCCTGCGTAGTTGCCttgttttcgtcttttcacACGACAGACTTTTCAAGACAGCTGGTCGGAATTAAAGCAGTTGACTTCTTGTCTATGTGgcgttctttccttcgcgtAAAATAGCTGCGCGTGTTTGTCTGGACGAGACCGCGTTCCTCTtgttgtctctgttgtcCTATTCAACAGGGAGATTGCCACTGCTGTTTGTGTAGGAATGAGGATTCTTTCTCTTGATCCAGAACTGTCGTTTCTCGAGAGGAAGATGTCAGCCTGCAGAAGCAAGACTCCTCCGCAGTCATGAATGTGAGTCACTTGTTCTCTGGTTtgcaggagacaaagaagaaggaacctGCGCCGACTCTCGATGAATCGTTCGTTCGTTCACTGAAGAGCAACTCAGAGCAGATGCCCATGCTGGTTG
This Toxoplasma gondii ME49 chromosome VIII, whole genome shotgun sequence DNA region includes the following protein-coding sequences:
- a CDS encoding mRNA export protein (encoded by transcript TGME49_272350): MSFYGARTAASPAGGAVNNQMSYYNKASATNLPNGPRDTISQLGWSNEGSLLSCTSWDNTVRVWQISAGFGSQIQAAAKVCMDAQAPLLCSTFGPSPNHLFVGCCDKTVKLYDLNASSSTPQVVAQHDQPVCSVAWNPIHNVIVTASWDGYVRMWDGKQQQPVWQQSVGGKIFRMGVHSPFLVTCDNFRNVNVSNLNTLFTGNAPQQPTKIVPPLQKLQSRSMGLFPDKEHELPGVAVGSVEGRVGICHFKQEHRNMNFSFKCHRQETRQGIQIYAVNTIDFHPKHGTFATGGADGSIVCWDKVNRQKLRAFDNMGNSVTDVKFNPTGNNLLAYAVSYDWSKGPDQQELNKGHQVYVHMVKDEDIRPRPKTTTRR
- a CDS encoding hypothetical protein (encoded by transcript TGME49_272340), coding for MLDLVPGATRTLAVLHVLPSWTFPPSLRGSAASPVSRIDFPVARFRLLDTLAMALACALVEREALPLSRRHLRPSDCGASLPSFSSVSRQICWTSEQEASEAIPQQGLESPVLSPFLRPLRIAPSQILLHLPARLSPLSSSAHSRASSSTLLLSFEELATLVLPRSSLSAVQGALDSLASNRSTFSGSSSLSSSTSSSFSEWTEAVRDTEGAHSDDEELCFLPGCFLFSAVRKRLSLPSDLSFRLLLGKRELRGNSLIPLSSLLVPTSSEEIEASHSPQSAALYLFSPARRSTSHSSAPPSLASSRSSSRPLFRLAPLLSVHLLFPLVGGKGGFGALLKKQRKKQSRAALNFDMSRDLSGRRIRHAQVVEKIKAWIAKKQQETRAVELLAEQAETLTLEAETKKKEPAPTLDESFVRSLKSNSEQMPMLVGEGLKEEKETQKALSLQKEQQRSISLAKVKKQSNWFLHQEMLDAEEEDEEDEEDEEEDEDDEEDEDERDARSDSTAVTGPLRPPASRPSAQQAAVSVRGRKTLVTSGLSRLASLCGKSPSSPSSSASSSSSCSSSLSSSSCSSQVSRREEQTKTRSQEEEKAKAEEEKAKAEAEKAKAEDENWTRKAESLDVHAFATAEDLEKNVHPEVLKKKLAMLGWKCGGRPAERAARLFLLKSLNGKPPPKHVLAAKKDGGRN